From one Lolium rigidum isolate FL_2022 chromosome 4, APGP_CSIRO_Lrig_0.1, whole genome shotgun sequence genomic stretch:
- the LOC124706773 gene encoding ADP-ribosylation factor 2 — protein MGLTFTKLFSRLFAKKEMRILMVGLDAAGKTTILYKLKLGEIVTTIPTIGFNVETVEYKNISFTVWDVGGQDKIRPLWRHYFQNTQGLIFVVDSNDRERVVEARDELHRMLNEDELRDAVLLVFANKQDLPNAMNAAEITDKLGLHSLRQRHWYIQSTCATSGEGLYEGLDWLSNNIANKA, from the exons ATGGGGCTCACGTTCACCAAGCTGTTCAGCCGCCTCTTCGCCAAGAAGGAGATGAGGATCCTCATGGTCGGTCTCGACGCGGCCGGTAAGACCACCATCCTCTACAAGCTCAAGCTCGGCGAGATCGTCACCACCATCCCCACCATCG GATTTAATGTTGAAACTGTTGAGTACAAGAACATCAGTTTCACAGTTTGGGATGTCGGGGGTCAGGACAAG ATCAGGCCCCTGTGGAGGCACTACTTCCAGAACACCCAGGGCCTTATTTTTGTGGTGGACAGCAACGACAGAGAGCGTGTTGTTGAGGCCAGAGATGAGCTTCACCGGATGCTCAATGAG GATGAGTTGCGTGATGCTGTGCTTCTGGTGTTTGCAAACAAGCAAGATCTTCCTAATGCCATGAATGCTGCTGAAATCACTGATAAGCTTGGCCTGCATTCCCTTCGCCAGCGACACTG GTACATCCAGAGCACATGTGCTACCTCTGGTGAGGGTTTGTACGAGGGGCTTGACTGGCTGTCCAACAACATTGCCAACAAG GCTTGA